The Psychromonas sp. MME1 genome window below encodes:
- a CDS encoding peptidase U32 family protein produces the protein MKQQFELLAPGGDLDSIKAAIIAGADAVYCGLDSFNARKRATNLSLQELSGLIPLAHKHHCQIFLTLNIIILENEIGPLIKLLNQLVNIKIDGVIVQDLGLFYLLKSYFPSLDVHASTQVTMHNEGQISFFNKLGVSRVNLSRELNIDEVKSLTSFAYKHHILTEVFVHGSYCIGFSGICYISSVQSGNSGNRGRCSQPCRDQYKTTAMGSDYPLNLKDNSAFFDLPALADAGVYSLKIEGRIKGASYVHSVVSSWREQLQRFYQNDDLLSDNSSLYKVFNRDFSDGFLKGNINKLMFIDNPRDHSLKHIELQYEGAGDVKIKQAKQALYEEKKQLVKTLAEKIAELDISPEPVTIEVSGQLNRPLEVRVSSKQGRFVVLSQSLLRQADEQSINRRAIEKRFKSLNTGQVVIAQLQLDNLDAQLSIPFKELSLIKERIAFFLNGSVDSIAPVSLPALQSQTNTQVAPSLSVLISSIDDLPLSAVSNIDIHYKLPDGFAKENARFIKLFQENKRLIAWFPSLLIADDYHAAVAFLKELQPAQIVTNNLGIAYVAAQLGINWVAGPYLNITNSYSLLSLQNISHCTGAFISNEINKKQISLIQAPENFSLFYSMYHPILLMSSRQCFFQQTVGCKKLTIDQRCIQKCHKSAQIINLQGVSFTIDKQKGGYPSIYSDQAFLNCEIVSDLGDKFNTFLVDFSELGALSLTVQDKKRLVDHFQALLKGDCEAEAHLKAAIANSTNAQYKKGL, from the coding sequence ATGAAACAACAATTTGAATTATTAGCTCCAGGTGGTGACCTTGATTCGATAAAGGCTGCTATTATCGCAGGAGCTGATGCGGTTTACTGTGGATTAGATAGTTTTAATGCCAGAAAGCGTGCGACCAATCTTTCATTGCAAGAGTTAAGTGGGCTGATTCCTCTCGCACATAAACACCACTGCCAAATATTTCTGACTCTAAATATCATAATTCTTGAGAATGAGATTGGCCCATTAATCAAGCTACTCAACCAATTAGTCAATATTAAGATTGATGGCGTTATTGTCCAAGATCTTGGCCTGTTTTATCTTTTAAAAAGTTACTTTCCCAGCCTAGATGTGCACGCTTCAACGCAGGTGACCATGCATAACGAGGGGCAGATTTCATTCTTCAACAAGCTTGGCGTGTCGCGCGTTAATTTATCGCGAGAGCTCAATATTGATGAGGTAAAATCGTTAACGTCTTTTGCATACAAACATCATATTTTAACGGAAGTGTTTGTGCATGGTTCCTATTGTATTGGTTTCTCTGGAATTTGTTATATTAGTTCAGTACAAAGTGGTAATTCAGGAAATCGCGGTCGATGTAGCCAACCCTGTCGAGATCAATATAAAACAACCGCTATGGGCAGCGATTATCCACTTAATTTAAAGGATAATTCTGCTTTCTTTGATTTGCCCGCCTTAGCTGATGCCGGTGTCTATTCTCTGAAGATAGAGGGGCGGATAAAGGGGGCAAGTTACGTCCATAGTGTGGTTAGCAGTTGGCGAGAACAACTACAACGTTTCTATCAAAATGATGACTTACTCAGTGATAATAGCTCGCTCTATAAAGTATTTAATCGTGATTTCTCGGATGGTTTTTTAAAGGGAAATATTAATAAGCTGATGTTTATTGATAACCCGCGCGATCACAGTTTAAAACATATCGAGCTGCAGTATGAGGGGGCGGGAGACGTAAAGATTAAACAGGCAAAACAAGCTCTTTACGAGGAAAAAAAGCAGCTTGTTAAGACGCTTGCTGAAAAAATAGCGGAGCTTGATATTAGCCCCGAGCCAGTAACTATTGAAGTCTCTGGGCAATTAAATAGACCATTAGAGGTGCGTGTAAGTAGCAAACAGGGGCGTTTTGTCGTCCTTTCGCAGAGTCTTCTACGCCAAGCGGATGAGCAATCGATTAACCGACGTGCCATAGAAAAACGTTTTAAAAGTTTAAATACGGGGCAGGTCGTTATTGCACAATTGCAGTTAGATAATTTAGATGCGCAGTTAAGCATTCCCTTTAAAGAGTTATCTCTGATAAAGGAGCGTATTGCTTTTTTTCTTAATGGTTCTGTTGATAGCATTGCGCCAGTGAGTTTGCCTGCGTTACAAAGCCAAACTAATACTCAAGTAGCACCTTCATTATCAGTACTGATATCCTCTATAGATGACCTGCCATTATCTGCTGTCTCGAATATTGATATTCATTATAAATTACCCGATGGCTTTGCCAAAGAGAATGCCCGTTTCATTAAGCTCTTTCAAGAAAATAAACGGTTGATAGCCTGGTTTCCTTCTTTACTAATCGCGGATGATTACCATGCGGCCGTTGCTTTTCTTAAGGAGTTACAGCCAGCACAGATTGTCACCAATAATCTTGGTATTGCTTACGTTGCCGCACAACTAGGTATTAACTGGGTGGCAGGCCCTTACTTAAATATTACCAACTCCTATAGTTTATTAAGTTTACAAAATATCTCTCATTGTACTGGGGCATTTATTTCCAACGAAATTAATAAAAAACAGATAAGCCTCATTCAAGCACCAGAAAACTTTTCACTTTTTTATAGTATGTATCATCCTATTTTATTGATGAGTAGTCGCCAATGTTTTTTCCAACAAACCGTAGGCTGTAAAAAGCTCACTATTGATCAGCGTTGCATACAAAAATGTCATAAATCGGCACAGATTATTAATTTACAGGGGGTCTCATTTACTATTGATAAACAGAAGGGCGGCTACCCAAGCATTTACAGCGATCAAGCTTTTCTAAATTGCGAAATAGTGAGCGATTTAGGCGATAAATTTAATACTTTCTTAGTCGATTTTAGTGAATTAGGGGCACTCTCTCTGACTGTTCAAGATAAAAAGAGGTTAGTTGACCATTTTCAAGCTTTGCTCAAGGGCGATTGTGAAGCTGAAGCTCACCTTAAAGCTGCCATTGCTAATTCAACCAATGCACAGTATAAAAAAGGTTTATAA
- a CDS encoding phosphotransferase, translating to MPISELLEDEINWLAKRPLGRCISITALDNALTNKVFLLCYEDRQRYIFKRLNRVARSRQQRETELLVQQLACEYQLSPNVIMSSDHYRLQEYIHGDHLPTHSIPSTTLDLLALQLSRIHQLPAIAIGQQNLAEQLQRLKIENDTSDEMQFNHYLQLAKQLDSSGDHTTLCHGDLSLNNILLTPQGDVKVIDWEYAVLASPAYDVGSCSAINQLSVVQEVKLIEEYYLLNECRVSAPLAQFQADCHAYRSLFTYLNQLWKKRFL from the coding sequence ATGCCAATATCAGAACTGCTTGAAGATGAAATTAACTGGTTAGCAAAACGTCCCCTTGGGCGTTGTATTTCGATCACGGCCTTGGATAATGCGCTAACCAATAAGGTGTTTTTGTTATGCTATGAAGATCGGCAGCGTTATATCTTTAAACGGTTAAATCGCGTTGCTCGAAGCCGCCAGCAAAGGGAAACCGAATTGCTTGTACAGCAGCTTGCCTGTGAATATCAGTTAAGCCCCAATGTGATCATGAGCAGTGACCATTATCGCCTGCAAGAATATATTCATGGCGACCATTTACCCACTCATTCCATCCCTTCTACAACCCTTGATTTACTGGCATTGCAGCTTAGTCGTATTCATCAATTACCTGCTATTGCGATTGGACAACAAAATTTAGCCGAACAATTACAACGGCTTAAAATAGAGAACGATACATCCGATGAGATGCAATTTAATCATTATTTGCAACTTGCTAAACAACTCGATAGCAGTGGTGATCATACTACTTTATGTCATGGGGATTTATCGCTAAATAACATACTATTAACCCCTCAAGGTGATGTTAAAGTGATTGATTGGGAATACGCGGTACTTGCATCTCCTGCTTACGATGTTGGTAGTTGCAGTGCAATCAATCAATTAAGTGTGGTTCAGGAGGTCAAGCTGATTGAAGAATATTATTTGTTGAATGAGTGCCGTGTGTCAGCTCCCTTGGCACAATTTCAAGCTGATTGTCATGCCTATCGCTCACTGTTTACCTACCTTAATCAATTATGGAAAAAACGTTTCCTATAA
- a CDS encoding GGDEF domain-containing protein, whose product MNIRTMLNPLEITALIAVIISLIAIVLYPYSFNKSLVVDVSEPYPQELVTDSYSGGSSIITRINSPDSYKWRCIIRSGQDFPYCSFKLDLIDPQSGMGLDLSSYDKITIDYHIDGNAEDTIRLFLRTHEDELTEREDKLSYKFNKLEFKPSRYGSPVTFRMSDFNVAHWWVLERDLPIESSRLDFSEVMFIEVLTGTHSSLGKKEFEIRHITFTGKVISKENFYLIVITILLFSLFLVIGYRLFLLKSAYKHAQSERDLLKDIANHDQLSRLLNRHALDKLFAQVEIDWNIHHINYSLIVADIDHFKSINDNYGHAMGDKVIKNIADILRTYSREQDYIGRWGGEEFVILLPSTSPEAATACAEKLRIYIEAYNWPQDMKITASFGVSSVKEKRTLQEVFAEADRALYHSKANGRNKVTRADKL is encoded by the coding sequence ATGAATATACGAACGATGCTAAACCCATTAGAAATTACAGCTTTAATTGCGGTCATAATCTCATTAATTGCTATTGTGCTTTACCCTTATTCATTTAATAAATCCCTTGTAGTCGATGTTTCCGAACCATATCCCCAAGAGTTAGTAACTGATTCGTATAGTGGAGGAAGTTCAATTATAACTCGAATAAACTCTCCAGATAGTTATAAATGGCGCTGCATAATACGTTCAGGACAGGATTTCCCATACTGCTCTTTCAAATTAGATTTGATAGATCCGCAATCCGGTATGGGGCTAGATTTATCTAGTTACGACAAAATAACAATAGATTACCACATTGACGGTAACGCGGAGGATACTATCCGCCTCTTCTTAAGAACTCATGAGGATGAACTAACGGAACGCGAAGATAAACTCTCTTATAAATTTAATAAACTTGAATTTAAACCAAGTCGATATGGGTCCCCCGTCACCTTTCGTATGTCAGATTTTAACGTTGCTCACTGGTGGGTGCTAGAGCGAGATTTACCCATCGAATCTTCTCGTTTAGATTTCTCTGAAGTAATGTTTATCGAAGTTTTAACGGGTACTCACAGCAGCCTTGGAAAAAAGGAGTTTGAAATACGACACATAACTTTCACAGGAAAAGTGATTAGCAAAGAAAATTTTTACCTCATAGTTATAACCATTTTGCTTTTTAGTCTGTTTTTAGTCATTGGCTATAGACTGTTTTTGCTAAAATCAGCATATAAGCATGCTCAATCTGAACGTGATTTATTAAAAGATATCGCTAACCATGATCAATTGTCACGATTATTAAATCGCCATGCGCTGGATAAATTATTTGCCCAAGTAGAGATAGATTGGAATATTCATCATATAAATTATAGTTTAATTGTCGCTGACATCGACCATTTCAAATCTATAAATGATAACTATGGCCATGCAATGGGCGATAAAGTGATTAAGAACATAGCGGATATTTTACGCACTTATTCACGTGAACAGGATTACATTGGCCGTTGGGGAGGGGAAGAATTTGTCATCTTACTACCCAGCACATCGCCAGAAGCAGCTACAGCATGTGCAGAGAAGCTTAGAATTTATATTGAAGCTTATAATTGGCCACAGGATATGAAAATCACCGCCAGCTTTGGTGTAAGCTCGGTAAAAGAAAAACGCACTTTACAAGAAGTTTTCGCGGAAGCCGACAGAGCACTTTATCACTCTAAAGCGAATGGCCGTAATAAGGTCACCCGAGCAGATAAACTTTAA
- a CDS encoding FAD-dependent oxidoreductase: MIEMAENNSLKVAIVGGGIAGATIAIYLSELGIDVSLLEKGPSLVNGPPICHLHAGGNLYPEISDQQCLTLLAQSIDILRLYPHACDYRPTVIAVPKNHSSTPQELLPRLNKLRNEYQRLIDQDIANKQLGESEAYYQLFERHEVEWLAEQEVVEKPKTLQEWMIPVAKNIELDKLQFPLIMVQEYGLNLFRLAATAGLVLQENRHCQLFMNSHVGDIHPLPNNGGWQIDFLQVDQEKQLKVDYLINAAGFRTGIIDDMLGFKRQRLVEFKAAYVTHWNENNYCWPEVIFYGERGTPNGMAQLTPYPEGHFQLHGMSQNITLFKDGLVASTVQSAQPKLGNDFINKIDKSWAENEINLRSQSAIDHLAAFIPRFSSATIASKPLFGAQQIPGGDPSLRASDVSFEGERYARCEIVKASSVLTAADEIIEQLIRSRLLSPETSKKRDFKVTQQLKEVDILAYAQRLTEQRDYPMALADINVPARPRCEHG, translated from the coding sequence ATGATTGAAATGGCTGAAAATAACTCGCTTAAGGTTGCAATTGTAGGTGGAGGTATTGCCGGTGCAACGATTGCAATTTATTTGTCAGAATTAGGTATCGATGTTTCTTTATTGGAAAAGGGACCAAGTTTAGTCAATGGACCTCCTATTTGTCATCTTCATGCGGGGGGGAATTTATACCCAGAGATATCTGATCAGCAATGTCTTACTTTATTAGCGCAATCCATTGATATTTTGCGCTTATATCCGCACGCCTGTGATTATCGTCCAACGGTAATTGCCGTGCCAAAGAACCACAGTAGCACCCCTCAGGAATTATTACCGAGGCTTAATAAATTACGTAATGAATATCAACGCTTAATTGATCAAGATATTGCCAATAAACAATTAGGTGAAAGTGAGGCGTATTATCAATTATTTGAACGTCATGAAGTCGAGTGGTTAGCAGAGCAAGAAGTTGTTGAAAAGCCTAAAACTTTGCAGGAGTGGATGATCCCTGTAGCCAAAAACATTGAGTTAGATAAGTTGCAATTTCCGTTAATTATGGTGCAAGAATATGGCCTAAATCTATTTCGTTTGGCAGCGACAGCTGGACTTGTACTACAGGAAAATCGTCACTGCCAGCTTTTCATGAATAGTCATGTTGGTGATATTCATCCCTTGCCAAATAACGGTGGTTGGCAAATAGACTTTTTGCAAGTAGATCAAGAGAAACAGTTAAAGGTTGATTACTTAATTAACGCGGCTGGTTTTAGAACGGGGATTATTGATGATATGTTGGGCTTTAAACGACAACGTTTAGTTGAATTTAAAGCCGCTTATGTCACGCATTGGAATGAAAATAATTACTGTTGGCCAGAGGTCATTTTTTACGGTGAGCGTGGTACCCCCAATGGGATGGCGCAATTAACTCCTTACCCTGAGGGGCATTTCCAATTACATGGCATGAGTCAGAATATTACTCTTTTTAAAGATGGACTCGTGGCAAGCACAGTACAAAGTGCACAGCCTAAATTAGGTAATGATTTTATTAATAAAATCGATAAAAGTTGGGCTGAAAATGAGATAAATCTGCGTAGTCAAAGTGCCATTGACCATTTAGCGGCTTTCATTCCTCGTTTTAGTTCGGCGACTATCGCCTCTAAACCGTTGTTTGGTGCACAGCAAATACCTGGAGGCGATCCATCCTTACGTGCATCTGATGTCTCATTTGAAGGAGAGCGGTATGCACGTTGTGAAATTGTTAAAGCTTCGTCGGTATTAACCGCTGCCGATGAAATTATTGAACAGTTAATTCGTAGTCGATTACTCTCACCAGAGACCAGCAAAAAAAGAGACTTTAAGGTAACGCAGCAGCTCAAAGAAGTCGATATTCTTGCCTATGCACAACGTTTAACTGAGCAACGAGATTATCCCATGGCGCTAGCGGATATTAATGTTCCCGCTAGACCGCGTTGTGAACATGGCTAA
- a CDS encoding phosphoglycolate phosphatase — translation MKFNNKKVIIFDLDGTLIDSAPDLAVSVNYMLTRLERATFSESEIRSWVGNGAAVLVKRGLSGSSVIDANIDDTFFTDALQIFLNHYKTHLCIHTVLYDDVLASLKLLKEQGYRLVIVTNKPYQFIAPILTGLQLDGLFEILLGGDSLAKRKPDPLPLLHVCEQLQVNVDQCLMVGDSKNDILAAKAAKMDSIGLTYGYNYGEDIGLHQPEAVLTHFADIVTCLTPQ, via the coding sequence TTGAAATTTAACAATAAAAAAGTCATTATCTTTGATTTAGACGGCACGCTGATTGATAGTGCTCCCGATTTGGCTGTCTCGGTTAATTACATGTTAACACGTCTCGAACGCGCGACTTTTAGTGAAAGTGAGATTCGTTCATGGGTTGGCAATGGTGCAGCAGTATTGGTAAAGCGCGGTTTATCTGGATCATCTGTAATCGATGCAAATATTGATGACACTTTTTTCACAGATGCGCTGCAGATTTTTCTTAACCATTACAAAACCCATCTATGTATCCACACTGTGCTTTATGATGATGTTTTAGCGAGTTTAAAACTGTTAAAGGAACAGGGGTATCGTCTAGTGATCGTCACCAACAAACCTTATCAATTTATTGCGCCGATTTTAACTGGATTGCAGCTCGACGGTTTGTTTGAGATATTGCTCGGAGGGGATTCCCTTGCTAAGCGTAAACCCGATCCATTACCCTTGCTACATGTCTGTGAACAGTTACAAGTTAACGTCGATCAATGTTTAATGGTTGGGGATTCAAAAAATGACATTTTGGCAGCGAAAGCGGCGAAAATGGATAGTATTGGTTTAACCTATGGTTACAATTATGGTGAAGATATTGGTTTGCATCAACCCGAAGCTGTGTTAACCCACTTCGCTGATATTGTCACTTGTTTAACGCCGCAATAG
- a CDS encoding glutathione S-transferase: protein MPHTFYSFRRCPYAMRARLALSISGQQVNLREIKLQNKPPAMLAISKKGTVPLLQLNDGTILDESLDIMVWALQQSDPQEWLNGNISQMLSLIDKNDNDFKYWLDRYKYADRFTEYPAGYYREQAEEFLFDLECRLSQHNYLFADHISLADAAIFPFIRQFSRVDLNWFNNSQYQHLQRWLENLINQQLYRSIMSHYPTWLESEQEFIFPEKN from the coding sequence ATGCCTCATACATTCTATTCATTTCGCCGTTGTCCCTATGCAATGCGCGCTCGCCTCGCGCTAAGTATTAGTGGGCAACAGGTCAATTTACGTGAAATTAAACTACAGAATAAACCACCAGCGATGCTCGCCATATCCAAGAAAGGCACGGTACCACTATTACAACTTAATGATGGAACCATACTTGATGAAAGTTTAGATATTATGGTGTGGGCATTACAGCAATCAGATCCGCAGGAATGGTTAAACGGCAATATATCGCAAATGCTAAGTTTGATTGATAAAAATGATAATGATTTTAAATATTGGCTAGACAGATATAAATATGCCGATAGATTTACCGAATATCCCGCTGGCTACTATCGCGAACAAGCGGAAGAATTTTTATTCGATTTAGAGTGCCGCCTGAGCCAACACAACTATCTCTTTGCGGACCATATTAGCCTTGCTGATGCAGCCATTTTTCCCTTTATTCGCCAATTTTCACGTGTCGATCTAAACTGGTTTAACAACTCGCAATATCAACACCTACAGCGCTGGTTAGAAAATTTGATTAACCAGCAGCTATATCGTTCAATTATGAGCCACTACCCGACTTGGCTAGAATCAGAGCAGGAGTTTATATTTCCAGAAAAAAACTAA
- a CDS encoding YceI family protein encodes MKKSLTTALLTAALITTGFANAADYTIDTKGAHASVNFKVSHLGYSFIQGRFNNFSGEFSYDANNIESAKVNVLIDTTSLDSNHAERDKHIKSSDFINASKYSTAKFVSTKVTQKSDGGIAISGDLTLHGVTKNITIDANFIGEGSDPWGGYRAGFSGTTRLELADFGIKVMGASSYVDMQLEVEGIRK; translated from the coding sequence ATGAAAAAATCACTGACTACAGCACTGCTAACTGCTGCTTTAATAACTACAGGTTTTGCTAATGCTGCCGATTATACTATTGACACAAAGGGCGCTCATGCTTCGGTAAATTTTAAAGTCAGCCATTTAGGTTACAGTTTTATCCAAGGACGCTTTAACAATTTCAGTGGCGAATTCAGCTACGATGCCAATAATATTGAAAGTGCTAAAGTAAATGTCCTTATTGATACAACCAGCTTAGACTCCAATCATGCTGAACGTGATAAACATATTAAAAGCAGTGATTTCATTAATGCCAGCAAGTATTCAACGGCTAAATTTGTGAGCACTAAGGTGACACAAAAAAGCGATGGCGGTATCGCGATTAGTGGTGACTTAACATTACATGGTGTAACCAAAAATATCACTATTGACGCTAATTTTATTGGCGAAGGTAGCGATCCTTGGGGTGGTTATCGCGCAGGCTTTTCTGGTACAACTCGCTTAGAGCTAGCCGACTTTGGTATTAAAGTGATGGGTGCAAGTAGCTACGTAGATATGCAACTTGAAGTTGAAGGTATCCGTAAATAA
- a CDS encoding DUF2987 domain-containing protein — MSTTMRRFALFISLFCFLSSANGAPLKLNYSLFFGYMKTLYKLQYEQVTTAFFLVDKNSGNGCLIEQAEMVVDEKREAIAFTQAGRLLPFFSDEHRKDGAIIEVRLISGQENRQCDLQVTLMAKESQLENLTHSKLALISEQLQGVLNKNAGMIGKYFLPDFIGVRVQPVQPVSAAQRKVLAENIKVADNGDLLISNQFLQTDKGESLINFQVQRITPWLENNHQLH, encoded by the coding sequence ATGAGTACGACAATGCGCCGATTTGCCCTATTTATCTCTCTATTTTGTTTTTTAAGTAGCGCTAATGGTGCGCCATTAAAATTGAATTACTCGTTGTTTTTTGGCTACATGAAAACCCTCTATAAATTGCAGTATGAACAAGTCACAACGGCATTTTTTTTAGTCGATAAAAACAGTGGCAATGGTTGTTTAATTGAGCAAGCTGAGATGGTTGTGGATGAAAAACGAGAGGCTATCGCGTTTACTCAAGCAGGGCGTTTGTTACCTTTTTTTTCCGATGAACATCGTAAAGATGGTGCGATTATAGAGGTGCGCTTAATATCTGGGCAAGAGAACAGGCAATGTGATTTACAGGTGACATTAATGGCCAAAGAGTCGCAATTAGAGAATTTAACGCACTCAAAACTAGCCTTGATTAGTGAACAATTACAAGGGGTTTTAAATAAAAATGCGGGCATGATTGGTAAATATTTTTTGCCTGATTTTATCGGTGTGCGTGTGCAACCCGTGCAGCCTGTATCAGCGGCGCAGCGCAAAGTATTGGCCGAAAATATAAAAGTTGCCGATAATGGCGATTTGCTAATCAGTAATCAATTTTTACAAACTGATAAGGGTGAGTCGCTCATTAATTTTCAAGTACAACGTATCACTCCTTGGTTAGAGAATAATCATCAGCTCCATTAA
- a CDS encoding cytochrome b: MPQSVTHYNRLSKLFHWTSALLVILLFSLGVWMVDLSYYSEWYKTAPHWHKSIGICLFAITLLRIIYKNVTASPKIEGARWEVISAKIAHTLIYILLFTIFISGYLISTADGRAIEIFNWFSIPGFGSFIENQEDIAGDIHYYLAYTLIALASVHALAALKHHFIDKDNTLKKML, from the coding sequence ATGCCACAATCCGTTACCCACTATAATCGTTTATCTAAACTATTCCACTGGACATCTGCCCTGCTCGTGATCCTGCTATTTTCGCTGGGTGTCTGGATGGTTGACCTGAGTTACTATAGCGAGTGGTATAAAACAGCCCCCCATTGGCATAAATCTATCGGCATATGCTTATTTGCGATCACTTTACTGCGCATCATTTACAAAAACGTGACCGCTTCTCCCAAAATAGAAGGCGCACGATGGGAGGTCATTAGCGCAAAAATAGCGCATACGCTTATTTATATTTTATTGTTCACTATATTCATCTCTGGTTACCTTATCTCTACCGCAGATGGCCGCGCTATTGAAATATTTAATTGGTTTTCAATTCCAGGATTCGGATCATTTATTGAAAATCAAGAAGATATAGCTGGTGACATTCATTATTACCTTGCTTACACGTTAATTGCTTTAGCAAGCGTACACGCGCTGGCTGCGCTAAAACATCATTTTATCGATAAAGATAATACACTTAAGAAAATGCTATAA
- a CDS encoding GGDEF domain-containing protein, whose amino-acid sequence MQFLNYQGSEIEIDSGFRYGNEFFNLLNFLSIPNNKDANRNSLEQQCYYFYRDIMNYDFVDSHNQHLQDGRFDLAAKNLNAINKLSLDKLTGLRRKEFSERKIISLENEVYEGTISDFSLIICDLDKFKEVNDKFGHSVGDETLSLFGKLVLESLRPSDFAYRYGGEEFLFLLPETSLQEATTIAERIRLTIKDRLHLGHYGLNKITAHDICKSMLEVDMASGSDITTGMNDSFFLYRSITCSFGVSNYSHCSQSVDSLFANADEKLYMAKSLGRDKVVS is encoded by the coding sequence ATGCAATTTTTAAATTATCAGGGATCAGAAATAGAGATTGATAGCGGTTTTAGATACGGCAACGAATTTTTTAACCTGTTAAATTTTTTAAGTATACCTAATAACAAAGATGCAAATAGAAACTCGCTAGAACAACAGTGTTACTATTTTTATCGCGATATAATGAACTATGATTTTGTCGACTCCCATAATCAACATCTTCAAGATGGACGATTTGATTTAGCCGCCAAAAATTTAAATGCAATAAATAAGTTATCCTTAGATAAATTAACAGGTTTAAGACGCAAAGAATTTTCAGAACGAAAAATAATCAGTTTAGAAAATGAAGTCTATGAGGGAACTATTTCTGATTTTTCATTAATTATCTGTGACTTAGATAAATTCAAAGAAGTAAATGACAAATTCGGTCATTCCGTTGGTGATGAGACACTCTCCTTATTCGGAAAATTAGTATTGGAATCTTTGCGACCTTCTGACTTTGCTTACCGCTATGGTGGAGAGGAGTTTTTATTTTTGCTGCCAGAAACCAGTTTGCAAGAGGCAACGACCATAGCTGAACGCATCCGTCTCACGATTAAAGATAGACTCCATTTAGGCCATTATGGGTTAAATAAAATTACTGCTCATGATATCTGCAAATCGATGCTGGAAGTAGATATGGCCAGTGGTTCCGATATTACGACTGGAATGAATGATAGTTTCTTTTTATACAGAAGCATTACCTGTAGCTTTGGCGTATCAAATTATTCCCACTGTAGCCAATCAGTGGATAGTTTATTCGCAAATGCAGATGAAAAGTTATATATGGCGAAATCATTAGGACGTGATAAAGTTGTCAGTTAA